The following proteins are co-located in the Planctomycetia bacterium genome:
- a CDS encoding MFS transporter, translated as MITYLDRACFGSAAPTLAGELGLGDVAGLKWAFTSFTIAYSVFEIPSAWLGDTLGPRGTLVRIVIWWSTFTALTALVGLKVGTVTIGSLGALVVLRFLFGVGEAGAYPNITRAVHNWFPLHEWNMAQGLVWMSGRLMGGLTPLIWTVLVTGTAWTPALVAWRGAFVLLGLVGLLWCFGFAKTFRNHPAEHPQINEAELATIEGGAVGAPLHAHGSIPWRAFLTNRNLWLVCLMYFCVNFGWIFNITYLPNYLQERYQLDKTSVVVALYKGAPLWFGAAACLTGGLVISRLIRRTGNRRRVRRIIGAGCLSCCALCWWLAMAAPNVHLFCLTVSLAAFLSDLTLASAWATCQEIGGRYAGVTAAFMNTIGTLGSVLNGWLTGTLVERSVAERAQQLDIAVASLPATERHTAMLAGYDIGFMTYFAAYAVAALCWTLIDSTKPIVVDTDADAQPTAS; from the coding sequence ATGATCACGTATCTCGATCGCGCCTGCTTCGGCTCCGCAGCGCCGACCCTGGCCGGTGAACTCGGGCTCGGCGACGTGGCCGGTCTGAAATGGGCTTTCACGTCGTTTACGATCGCTTACTCCGTGTTCGAGATCCCCTCGGCCTGGCTCGGCGACACGCTCGGACCGCGCGGCACGCTGGTGCGCATCGTCATTTGGTGGTCGACCTTCACCGCGCTCACGGCGCTCGTCGGATTGAAAGTCGGCACGGTGACCATCGGGTCGCTAGGCGCGCTCGTCGTGCTGCGGTTCTTGTTCGGAGTCGGCGAAGCGGGGGCTTATCCCAATATCACGCGCGCCGTGCATAACTGGTTTCCGTTGCACGAATGGAATATGGCGCAAGGGCTCGTCTGGATGTCGGGCCGATTGATGGGGGGGCTTACTCCGCTGATCTGGACCGTATTAGTGACGGGAACCGCCTGGACGCCGGCGCTCGTCGCTTGGCGCGGCGCATTCGTCTTGCTCGGGTTGGTAGGTCTGCTCTGGTGCTTCGGCTTTGCGAAAACCTTTCGCAATCATCCCGCCGAACATCCGCAGATCAATGAAGCCGAGCTGGCGACGATCGAAGGCGGAGCGGTTGGCGCACCATTGCATGCGCACGGCTCTATTCCTTGGCGTGCGTTTCTGACGAACCGGAATCTTTGGCTCGTCTGCCTGATGTATTTCTGCGTCAACTTCGGTTGGATTTTTAATATCACGTACCTGCCGAACTATCTTCAAGAGCGCTACCAACTCGATAAAACAAGCGTCGTCGTCGCGCTATATAAAGGCGCGCCCCTCTGGTTCGGCGCGGCGGCGTGCCTCACCGGCGGTCTCGTCATCTCACGGCTCATTCGTCGCACGGGCAACCGCCGGCGCGTACGTCGAATCATCGGGGCCGGTTGCTTGAGTTGCTGCGCGCTCTGCTGGTGGCTGGCGATGGCCGCTCCGAACGTGCATCTGTTTTGTCTGACGGTCTCGCTGGCTGCGTTTCTGAGCGACCTCACGTTGGCCTCGGCCTGGGCGACTTGCCAAGAGATCGGAGGCCGCTATGCCGGCGTCACCGCGGCCTTCATGAACACGATCGGCACGCTCGGCTCGGTGTTGAACGGCTGGTTGACCGGCACGCTCGTCGAACGGTCGGTCGCCGAGCGTGCGCAACAACTCGATATCGCCGTCGCAAGCCTTCCCGCCACGGAGCGCCACACGGCGATGCTCGCCGGGTACGACATCGGGTTCATGACGTATTTCGCCGCGTACGCCGTGGCGGCTCTCTGCTGGACACTCATCGATTCGACGAAGCCGATCGTCGTCGATACCGACGCCGATGCACAACCGACCGCGAGCTGA